A DNA window from Undibacterium sp. YM2 contains the following coding sequences:
- a CDS encoding aliphatic sulfonate ABC transporter substrate-binding protein produces MKRRHFLQLSTVAATTGIASLPSLVHAASALKELRLDYAYYSPTSLVLRRFGWLEEEFKADGTNIKWVLSAGSNRALEYLNANSLDIGSTAGLAALLAKANGNPIKTPYIFSRPEWTALVVRKDSAINTLADLKGKKVAATKGTDPYLFLLRALKTAGLKRSDIEHVGLQHADGRAALEQGKVDVWAGLDPHMAASELEANSRLIYRNVAFNTYGFLNVREEFLNNHGAEVSRVLRAYEKARAWIRTNPAEAAKILSEEAKVSLPVALLQIKLRSDFSNALPSNEHIQALQVAAPILQDEGLVKPGVDLSRTIRDLVDTRFAQKLVTV; encoded by the coding sequence ATGAAACGCCGCCATTTTCTACAACTGTCTACTGTTGCTGCAACTACTGGCATTGCAAGCTTGCCATCGCTCGTCCATGCCGCATCTGCACTCAAGGAGTTGCGTCTCGACTATGCTTATTACTCGCCAACCAGCCTGGTGTTGCGCCGCTTTGGCTGGCTGGAAGAAGAGTTTAAGGCTGATGGCACGAATATCAAATGGGTACTCAGTGCAGGCAGTAACCGCGCCCTGGAATACCTGAATGCGAATAGCCTGGATATAGGTTCTACTGCGGGACTGGCCGCCTTGCTGGCCAAGGCCAATGGCAACCCTATCAAGACACCGTATATTTTTTCACGCCCTGAATGGACAGCGCTGGTAGTGCGCAAGGATTCTGCGATAAACACTTTGGCGGATCTGAAAGGCAAAAAGGTCGCAGCGACCAAGGGCACTGATCCTTATCTGTTTTTACTGCGCGCCTTGAAAACCGCAGGTCTCAAACGTTCAGACATTGAACATGTGGGCTTGCAACATGCTGATGGCCGCGCCGCACTTGAACAAGGCAAGGTAGATGTGTGGGCCGGGCTTGACCCGCATATGGCAGCCAGTGAACTGGAGGCCAATTCACGCCTGATTTATCGTAACGTCGCTTTCAATACTTATGGCTTTTTGAATGTACGTGAAGAATTTCTGAATAACCACGGCGCGGAAGTAAGTCGCGTATTGCGGGCTTATGAAAAAGCCAGGGCATGGATACGTACCAACCCAGCTGAGGCGGCAAAAATTTTGTCCGAAGAAGCCAAGGTCAGTTTGCCGGTTGCCTTGTTGCAAATCAAATTGCGCAGTGACTTTAGCAATGCACTTCCATCGAATGAACATATACAGGCCTTGCAGGTCGCTGCACCTATACTGCAGGATGAAGGTCTGGTAAAACCTGGCGTTGATCTGAGCCGTACCATACGCGATCTTGTTGATACCCGCTTTGCCCAGAAGCTGGTCACGGTGTAA
- a CDS encoding ABC transporter permease codes for MPSTSATIIADTPAKTVTVSRQRPVMPRFLLGLILPFALIALAEISVSRGWIAANHLPAPSEIFNTIAHLAQQGLPAHIGISSARVAAGFISGASLAIVTGSLVGLSNRLEAILDPSFQALRAIPSLAWVPLLLLWLGIDEAPKLVLIAIGAFFPVYMGVVSGIRGVDRRLIEVGKLYHLSTTAMIRRILLPAALPAIITGLRNGLSLAWMFMVAAELIAASQGLGYLLTDGRETSRADIVLAAIAILAVLGKSSDWLMQKLETHLLVWRDTYQHGSGA; via the coding sequence ATGCCATCGACCAGCGCCACCATTATTGCGGATACGCCTGCCAAGACTGTCACTGTCAGCAGGCAGCGCCCTGTCATGCCGCGCTTTTTATTGGGCTTGATACTGCCTTTTGCCTTGATCGCGCTGGCAGAAATCAGTGTCAGCCGTGGCTGGATCGCGGCCAATCACTTGCCTGCTCCCAGCGAGATTTTCAATACCATTGCTCACCTGGCGCAGCAAGGCTTGCCAGCGCACATAGGCATCAGCAGCGCCAGGGTGGCGGCTGGTTTTATTTCAGGGGCCAGCCTGGCTATTGTGACCGGTTCACTGGTGGGTCTGAGTAATCGCCTGGAGGCGATACTGGACCCCAGCTTTCAGGCTTTGCGTGCGATACCTTCGCTGGCCTGGGTGCCTTTGCTGTTACTGTGGCTGGGCATAGATGAAGCACCGAAGCTGGTGCTGATTGCCATTGGTGCTTTCTTCCCTGTATATATGGGTGTGGTATCTGGCATACGCGGGGTGGACCGGCGACTCATCGAAGTGGGCAAGCTGTATCACTTGTCCACCACCGCCATGATCAGGCGCATACTCTTGCCTGCTGCTTTGCCGGCCATTATCACTGGCTTGCGCAATGGCCTCAGCCTGGCCTGGATGTTCATGGTAGCGGCAGAACTGATTGCTGCCAGCCAGGGCCTGGGTTATCTGCTGACGGATGGTCGCGAAACCAGCCGTGCCGATATCGTACTGGCGGCGATAGCCATACTCGCGGTCTTGGGCAAGAGCAGCGACTGGCTCATGCAAAAACTGGAAACGCATTTGCTGGTCTGGCGTGATACTTACCAGCATGGCAGTGGTGCGTAA
- a CDS encoding ABC transporter ATP-binding protein, whose translation MSTFSSPFLQIEVARKSYGTRQILKNLQLSVQQGEVLSLIGASGCGKSTLLSIIAGLDGNFEGQISLDGRKLQGVSRDIGFIFQEPRLFPWLTVAQNIAFDSDDASRDQPKVARLLAEVGMHGYEHALPKQLSGGQAQRVAIARGLFSSPKILLLDEPFSAVDAFTRMKLQDLLINITCEHGLTIILVSHDIDEALYLSDRVVLMEHKVQQTASIRQEFAVLQERPRKRALPALSAMKLDILESLHEAHAF comes from the coding sequence ATGAGCACATTTTCATCACCGTTTTTACAAATCGAAGTCGCCAGAAAATCCTATGGCACACGTCAGATACTCAAAAACCTGCAACTCAGCGTGCAACAAGGAGAAGTTCTCAGCCTGATCGGCGCAAGTGGCTGTGGCAAGAGTACCCTGCTATCCATCATTGCCGGACTGGATGGCAATTTTGAAGGGCAAATCAGCCTGGATGGCCGCAAGCTTCAGGGTGTCAGCCGCGACATCGGTTTTATCTTCCAGGAGCCACGCTTGTTCCCCTGGCTGACGGTGGCGCAAAATATTGCTTTCGATAGTGATGACGCCAGCCGCGACCAGCCTAAAGTTGCCAGGCTATTGGCGGAAGTCGGTATGCACGGTTATGAGCATGCCCTGCCCAAGCAATTATCCGGCGGCCAGGCACAGCGCGTGGCAATTGCCCGTGGCTTATTCTCCAGCCCCAAAATCCTGTTGCTGGATGAACCATTTTCTGCTGTGGATGCCTTCACCCGTATGAAGTTGCAGGATTTGCTGATCAATATCACCTGCGAGCATGGGTTGACCATCATTCTGGTCAGCCATGATATTGATGAAGCCCTGTACCTGAGTGACCGCGTCGTACTAATGGAACATAAGGTTCAACAGACAGCGAGCATACGACAAGAATTTGCCGTATTGCAGGAAAGACCACGCAAGCGGGCGTTGCCAGCTTTATCAGCAATGAAGCTCGACATTCTGGAAAGCTTGCACGAAGCACATGCCTTTTAA
- the minC gene encoding septum site-determining protein MinC, translated as MQNSLTRKPIEIKISTVVAVAILLHDSAFPVLEAALKEMTAGSPDFFDDEFAVIDVEAITEQTLDWNALIPLFKSHGLNPVAVRHAREEDHATIRSHGLSIDVVSKPRTEPELKLEASLETPVEPQPAPAPVEVAAVPAPVAVEPQVIIRNMPAMVIDTPVRAGQRIYARGADLIITASVNNGAEVIADGSIHIYAPLRGRALAGATGNTEARIFALTMEPELVSIAGIYRTFENGFPPLQPHHPVQVKLHGDSIEVSSVKSAG; from the coding sequence ATGCAAAACAGCCTGACGCGCAAGCCTATCGAAATCAAGATTTCTACTGTTGTTGCTGTTGCAATTTTGCTGCATGACTCCGCTTTCCCTGTGCTCGAAGCAGCGTTGAAGGAAATGACTGCGGGTTCGCCTGACTTTTTTGATGATGAATTTGCCGTCATTGATGTCGAAGCGATTACTGAACAGACGCTGGACTGGAATGCACTGATCCCTCTGTTCAAGTCGCATGGACTGAACCCGGTTGCGGTGCGCCATGCGCGTGAAGAGGACCATGCCACCATACGCTCGCATGGCCTGAGTATAGATGTGGTCAGCAAACCCAGGACAGAGCCTGAACTTAAGCTTGAAGCCTCGCTTGAAACGCCAGTTGAACCGCAGCCGGCTCCAGCACCTGTAGAGGTAGCAGCAGTTCCGGCACCCGTTGCTGTTGAACCACAAGTCATTATCCGCAATATGCCTGCCATGGTCATCGATACGCCTGTGCGCGCTGGCCAGCGCATCTATGCACGCGGGGCTGACCTGATCATTACCGCCTCAGTCAATAACGGGGCTGAAGTGATTGCCGATGGCAGTATCCATATTTATGCACCTTTGCGTGGTCGTGCCCTGGCAGGTGCGACAGGCAATACCGAAGCCAGGATTTTTGCCCTGACCATGGAACCTGAACTGGTCTCCATCGCCGGGATTTACCGTACGTTTGAAAATGGCTTCCCGCCGTTACAGCCCCACCATCCGGTTCAAGTTAAACTGCATGGTGACAGTATTGAAGTATCATCAGTGAAATCAGCAGGCTGA
- the minD gene encoding septum site-determining protein MinD, which yields MARIIVVTSGKGGVGKTTSSASFSSGLAMRGHKTAVLDFDVGLRNLDLIMGCERRVVYDLVNVISGEATLNQALIKDKHCDNLFILPASQTRDKDALTEEGVERVLNELIKMDFEFIVCDSPAGIERGAVMALTFADEAIVVTNPEVSSVRDSDRILGIIQAKSKRAQAGGEPVKEHLLITRYSPKRVEAGEMLSYTDVQEILRIPLIGVIPESEAVLHASNQGNPAIHMKGSDVSDAYEDVVSRFLGAEVPLRFINYEKPGLLQRIFGGK from the coding sequence GTGGCAAGAATCATCGTTGTGACATCCGGTAAAGGCGGCGTAGGCAAGACTACTTCCAGTGCCAGTTTTTCTTCCGGCCTGGCCATGCGCGGGCATAAAACAGCCGTACTGGACTTTGACGTGGGTCTGCGTAATCTTGACCTCATCATGGGTTGTGAGCGCCGTGTCGTATATGACCTGGTGAATGTCATCAGCGGCGAAGCGACCCTGAACCAGGCCCTGATCAAGGATAAGCACTGCGATAATTTGTTTATTTTGCCCGCCTCACAAACCCGCGATAAAGATGCGCTGACCGAAGAAGGCGTTGAGCGGGTACTGAATGAGCTGATCAAGATGGATTTTGAATTTATTGTCTGCGATTCGCCTGCCGGTATCGAGCGCGGTGCCGTCATGGCATTGACCTTTGCCGATGAGGCTATCGTCGTCACCAATCCTGAAGTCTCTTCAGTACGCGATTCTGACCGCATCCTGGGCATCATCCAGGCCAAGTCCAAGCGTGCCCAGGCGGGTGGTGAACCGGTCAAAGAACATCTGCTGATCACCCGTTATTCACCAAAACGGGTGGAAGCTGGTGAAATGTTATCTTACACCGATGTACAGGAAATCTTGCGCATCCCGCTGATTGGTGTTATTCCTGAATCCGAAGCGGTGCTTCATGCGTCTAATCAAGGTAACCCTGCCATTCACATGAAGGGCAGTGATGTATCGGATGCCTATGAAGACGTGGTTTCCCGCTTTTTGGGGGCAGAAGTGCCCTTGCGTTTCATCAATTACGAAAAACCGGGGCTGCTGCAACGCATTTTCGGAGGCAAATAA
- the minE gene encoding cell division topological specificity factor MinE has protein sequence MALLSFLFNTKPKTANVAKERLQIIIARERTGRDGYDFLPALREELIAVISKYTKVNPEDIKVSLDKQGNLEVLDVNVVLPELELRS, from the coding sequence ATGGCTCTGCTTTCATTTTTATTTAATACCAAACCAAAAACCGCCAATGTGGCGAAGGAACGTCTGCAAATTATCATCGCCCGTGAGCGCACAGGCCGTGATGGCTATGATTTTTTGCCAGCATTGCGTGAAGAACTGATCGCCGTGATTTCAAAATACACCAAGGTCAATCCGGAAGATATCAAAGTGTCACTGGATAAACAGGGTAATCTGGAAGTGCTGGACGTGAATGTGGTTTTGCCGGAACTGGAATTACGGAGTTAA
- a CDS encoding response regulator transcription factor has protein sequence MRIAVLDDDNNLLELVCTILNAAGHTTHPFLSGKEMLHQLRRESYDMLILDWQVPDLSGTEILHWVREKLSPTLPVLFMTSRSGEDDIVAGLAAGADDYMIKPIRRSEMVARVQALLRRAYPTQAASEHLQFGIYKFETRAGRVSVNDVPVEMTQKEFDLALLLFRNLGRPLSRAYILEAVWSRDVDIPSRTMDTHISRVRSKLELRPENGYRLAPVYSYGYRLEQMTPE, from the coding sequence ATGAGAATCGCTGTACTTGACGACGACAATAACTTGCTCGAATTGGTCTGCACCATATTGAATGCAGCCGGTCATACGACTCACCCTTTCCTGAGCGGGAAAGAGATGCTGCATCAATTGCGCAGGGAGAGTTACGACATGCTGATACTGGACTGGCAAGTGCCAGACCTGAGCGGCACCGAGATTTTGCACTGGGTACGTGAAAAACTCTCTCCTACGCTGCCAGTCCTGTTCATGACCAGCCGTTCTGGTGAAGACGATATCGTCGCTGGCCTGGCAGCCGGTGCCGATGATTACATGATCAAACCGATACGCCGCAGTGAAATGGTGGCAAGGGTGCAGGCCTTGTTACGCCGCGCTTATCCAACACAGGCAGCGTCTGAACATTTACAGTTTGGCATCTATAAATTTGAGACCCGCGCTGGCCGCGTCAGTGTCAATGATGTGCCTGTAGAAATGACTCAAAAAGAATTCGACCTGGCCCTGCTGCTGTTCCGCAACCTTGGCCGTCCCCTGTCCCGCGCTTACATACTCGAAGCAGTATGGTCACGCGATGTAGATATTCCTTCGCGTACCATGGATACGCATATTTCCAGAGTGCGCAGCAAACTGGAATTGCGACCGGAAAATGGCTACCGCCTGGCGCCCGTCTACAGTTACGGCTACCGCCTCGAACAAATGACACCAGAATAA
- a CDS encoding FecR domain-containing protein: MRLSAPTLLRQIPYCVLLSLTLATPISIFASPVPASNATTGTPGSFINTPPDMTYFALQGDTLTSIAKRYTDKTTNWPILGKRNKIGNDRTIPIGTAILIPLELLQEEPSEAKVIAMTGNPVYKAADGTVGTLALGSILKEGAQISTDKNGFLTMALPDESRISIPSNSNVSLSKLRKTKYTASPRTEVTLLQGKVESRVSSLVSNKGRFEVRTNLAVAGVRGTNFRVGVNEDGIANEVLEGGVAVNNTTAKKTDELVLTAGKGNIISATGVGKPVDLLPPPKMNDSYLLQERPTLQFQVEASPDAAGYRVQIAQDKDIINVLAENRYKDNRFKFDGFADGNYFVRITAIDKLGLEGLPLVKAVTLKARPEPPFTVQPKNKTRAERLDFAWTEASNAVAYHLQVAKDAEFKNLLIDKPDLKEVQFSADRPAEAEYFWHVATIVQKDGKPDHGPYSDAQKFLVLPVTSLAPPDEGNGNQLSFSWASEPGQKFLIQISTDADFKKLFLSKELDKAELKINRPDAGVYFIRVRSTDPDGYVSPFSSTQKITLQQRWTSGDGSAIQSGNGPVGTNY; the protein is encoded by the coding sequence ATGAGACTAAGCGCCCCCACACTCTTGCGACAAATACCATATTGCGTGTTATTGAGCCTGACACTGGCCACACCCATCAGTATTTTTGCCAGCCCTGTACCGGCCAGCAATGCCACAACCGGCACACCAGGCAGTTTCATCAATACCCCGCCAGACATGACTTATTTCGCCCTGCAGGGCGATACTTTGACATCGATTGCCAAACGCTACACCGACAAGACCACCAACTGGCCGATACTGGGCAAGCGTAACAAGATAGGTAATGACAGAACTATCCCCATAGGTACGGCGATACTGATACCGCTGGAACTGTTGCAAGAAGAACCCAGTGAAGCCAAGGTGATTGCCATGACTGGCAACCCGGTTTATAAAGCTGCGGATGGCACGGTTGGCACGCTGGCTCTGGGTAGCATATTGAAAGAAGGCGCGCAGATCAGCACCGACAAAAATGGTTTCCTGACCATGGCCTTGCCGGATGAATCGCGCATCTCCATCCCATCGAACAGCAATGTCAGCCTGTCAAAGTTGCGCAAGACCAAATATACGGCCAGCCCGCGCACTGAAGTTACTTTATTGCAGGGCAAGGTAGAGTCACGCGTTTCTTCGCTGGTCAGTAACAAGGGGCGTTTTGAAGTACGCACCAACCTTGCTGTGGCGGGTGTACGCGGCACCAATTTCCGCGTTGGTGTCAATGAAGACGGTATCGCCAATGAAGTGCTGGAAGGTGGCGTCGCCGTCAATAATACTACTGCCAAGAAGACGGATGAACTGGTACTGACTGCTGGCAAGGGTAATATCATTTCTGCTACGGGTGTCGGCAAGCCTGTAGATCTGCTGCCACCACCGAAGATGAATGACAGCTATCTGCTGCAAGAACGTCCTACCCTGCAATTCCAGGTTGAAGCCAGCCCTGATGCTGCGGGCTATCGTGTACAAATTGCCCAGGACAAGGACATCATCAATGTACTGGCAGAAAACCGCTACAAAGACAACCGCTTCAAGTTTGACGGCTTTGCTGATGGCAATTATTTTGTGCGCATTACCGCCATCGACAAACTGGGGCTGGAAGGCCTGCCACTGGTCAAAGCCGTGACCCTGAAAGCGCGCCCCGAACCACCTTTTACCGTACAGCCCAAAAACAAGACCAGGGCTGAACGTCTGGATTTTGCCTGGACAGAAGCCAGCAATGCCGTGGCTTATCACTTGCAGGTCGCCAAAGATGCAGAATTCAAAAACCTGCTTATCGATAAACCTGACCTGAAAGAAGTACAGTTCAGCGCCGACCGTCCTGCCGAAGCTGAGTATTTCTGGCATGTTGCCACGATAGTGCAAAAAGATGGCAAGCCAGATCATGGACCTTACAGCGATGCCCAGAAATTCCTGGTCTTGCCAGTCACCAGCCTCGCACCACCAGACGAAGGTAATGGCAATCAATTGTCATTTAGCTGGGCGTCTGAACCGGGACAGAAATTCCTGATACAGATAAGCACTGATGCTGATTTCAAGAAACTGTTCCTGAGCAAGGAGCTCGACAAGGCTGAGCTGAAGATCAACCGGCCAGATGCGGGCGTCTACTTCATCCGTGTGCGTTCTACCGACCCGGATGGTTATGTCAGCCCCTTCTCATCGACCCAAAAAATCACGCTGCAACAGCGCTGGACCAGTGGTGACGGTTCTGCAATACAGAGTGGTAACGGCCCTGTCGGTACCAATTATTGA